The Globicephala melas chromosome 20, mGloMel1.2, whole genome shotgun sequence genome contains a region encoding:
- the CDK3 gene encoding cyclin-dependent kinase 3 isoform X2 gives MGANAPGAFCFQGGSASMDVFQKVEKIGEGTYGVVYKAKNKETGQLVALKKIRLDLETEGVPSTAIREISLLKELKHPNIVRLLDVVHSEKKLYLVFEFLSQDLKKYMDSTPASKLPLHVVKSYLFQLLQGVNFCHSHRVIHRDLKPQNLLINELGAIKLADFGLARAFGVPLRSYTHEVVTLWYRAPEILLGSRFYSTAVDVWSIGCIFAEMVTRKALFPGDSEIDQLFRIFRTLGTPNEAMWPGVTQLPDYKGSFPKWTRKGLEEIVPHLEPEGKDLLMQLLQYDPSRRMSAKAALVHPYFSSTEASLAPR, from the exons ATGGGGGCGAACGCCCCAGGCGCCTTCTGTTTCCAGGGCGGCTCTGCGAGCATGGATGTGTTCCAGAAGGTGGAGAAGATCGGAGAGGGCACCTATGGGGTGGTGTACAAGGCCAAGAACAAGGAGACCGGGCAGCTCGTGGCTCTCAAGAAGATCAGGCTGGATTT GGAGACCGAGGGGGTCCCAAGCACTGCCATCAGGGAGATCTCCCTGCTCAAAGAGCTTAAGCATCCCAACATCGTCAG GCTGCTGGATGTGGTGCACAGCGAGAAGAAGCTTTACCTGGTGTTTGAGTTCCTCAGCCAGGACCTGAAGAAGTACATGGACTCCACCCCAGCCTCCAAGCTCCCCCTGCATGTAGTCAAG AGCTACCTCTTCCAGCTGCTGCAGGGGGTGAACTTCTGCCACTCGCATCGGGTCATCCACCGAGACCTGAAGCCCCAGAATCTGCTCATCAATGAGTTGGGAGCCATCAAGCTGGCTGACTTTGGACTGGCTCGGGCCTTTGGGGTGCCCCTGCGCTCCTACACCCATGAG GTGGTGACACTCTGGTATCGTGCCCCCGAGATCCTCTTGGGAAGCAGGTTCTACTCGACAGCTGTGGACGTCTGGAGCATTGGTTGCATCTTTGCAGAGATG GTGACCCGCAAAGCCCTGTTTCCTGGCGACTCTGAGATTGACCAACTCTTTCGTATCTTTCGGACCCTGGGGACACCCAATGAAGCCATGTGGCCAGGAGTCACCCAGCTGCCTGACTATAAGGGCAGTTTCCCCAAGTGGACCaggaaggggctggaggagatCGTGCCCCACCTGGAGCCAGAGGGCAAGGACCTGCTCATG CAACTCCTGCAGTATGACCCCAGCCGGCGCATGTCAGCCAAGGCCGCCCTTGTGCATCCGTACTTCTCGTCCACCGAGGCCTCCCTGGCCCCGCGCTAG
- the ACOX1 gene encoding peroxisomal acyl-coenzyme A oxidase 1 isoform X2, whose translation MNQDLQKERAAASFNPELLTHVLDGSPENTRRRREIENLILKDPDFQHEDLNFLSRSQRYEVAVRKSATMVEKMRKFNIADPAEIMWFKKLHLVNFVEPVGLNYSMFIPTLLNQGTTAQQEKWLLSSKGLEIIGTYAQTEMGHGTHLRGLETTATYDPETQEFILNSPTVTSIKWWPGGLGKTSNHAIVLAQLITQGKCYGLHAFIVPIRELGTHKPLPGITVGDIGPKFGYDEMDNGYLKMDNYRIPRENMLMKHAQVKPDGTYVKPLSNKLTYGTMVFIRSFLVGESARCLSKACTIAIRYSAVRHQSEIKPGEPEPQILDYQTQQYKLFPLLATAYAFQFVGAYMKETYHRINEDISQGDLSELPELHALTAGLKAFTSWTTNTGIEACRMACGGHGYSHCSGLPNIYVNFTPTCTFEGENTVMMLQTARFLMKSYDQVHSGKLVCGMVSYLNDLPSQHIQPQQVAVWPTVVDINSPDSLTEAYKLRAARLVEIAAKNLQAEVIHRKSKEVAWNLTSVDLVQASEAHCHYVAVKLFSEKLLQIQEKSIQAVLRNLCLLYCLYGISRNAGDFLQGSIMTESQITQVNERVKELLTVIRPDAVALVDAFDFQDVTLGSVLGRYDGNVYENLFEWAKKSPLNNTEVHESYYKHLKSLQSKL comes from the exons ATGAACCAGGACCTGCAGAAGGAGCGGGCCGCCGCCAGCTTCAACCCGGAGCTGCTCACGCACGTCCTGGACGGCAGCCCCGAGAACACCCGGCGCCGTCGAGAGATCG AGAACCTGATTCTGAAAGACCCAGACTTCCAGCATGAGGACTTGAATTTCCTCAGTCGTAGCCAGCGTTACGAGGTGGCTGTTAGGAAGAGTGCTACCATGGTGGAGAAGATGAGGAAGTTTAACATCGCAGACCCTGCTGAAATCATGTGGTTTAAAAA ACTACATTTGGTCAATTTTGTGGAACCTGTGGGCCTCAATTACTCCATGTTTATTCCTACCTTGCTGAATCAGGGCACCACTGCTCAGCAAGAGAAATGGCTGCTTTCATCCAAAGGACTCGAGATAATTGGCACCTACGCCCAGACGGAAATGGGCCACG GAACTCATCTTCGAGGCTTGGAAACCACAGCCACTTATGACCCTGAAACCCAGGAGTTCATTCTTAATAGTCCTACTGTGACCTCCATCAAGTGGTGGCCTGGTGGGC TTGGAAAGACTTCAAATCATGCAATAGTACTCGCCCAACTCATCACTCAGGGGAAATGCTATGGATTACATGCCTTCATTGTACCTATTCGTGAACTTGGGACGCATAAGCCTTTACCAG GTATTACTGTTGGAGACATTGGCCCCAAATTTGGCTATGATGAGATGGATAACGGCTACCTGAAGATGGACAATTATCGCATTCCCAGGGAAAACATGCTGATGAAGCACGCTCAG GTGAAGCCTGATGGCACATACGTGAAACCCCTGAGTAACAAGCTGACCTACGGGACCATGGTGTTTATCAGGTCCTTCCTTGTGGGAGAATCCGCTCGGTGTCTGTCTAAGGCATGCACCATTGCCATCCGCTACAGTGCCGTGAGGCATCAGTCTGAAATCAAGCCAGG TGAACCAGAACCACAGATTTTGGATTATCAAACCCAGCAGTATAAACTCTTTCCCCTCCTGGCCACTGCCTATGCCTTCCAGTTTGTAGGCGCATACATGAAAGAGACCTATCATCGGATTAATGAAGACATCAGCCAAGGGGACCTGAGTGAGCTGCCTGAG CTTCACGCCCTCACTGCCGGGCTGAAGGCTTTCACGTCCTGGACGACTAACACTGGTATTGAAGCATGTCGGATGGCTTGTGGCGGGCATGGCTATTCTCACTGCAGTGGACTTCCAAATATTTATGTCAATTTTACCCCAACCTGCACCTTCGAGGGAGAAAACACTGTCATGATGCTACAGACGGCCCG GTTCCTGATGAAAAGTTATGACCAGGTGCACTCAGGCAAGTTGGTGTGTGGCATGGTGTCCTACTTGAATGACCTGCCCAGCCAGCACATCCAGCCACAGCAGGTGGCCGTCTGGCCAACCGTGGTGGATATCAACAGCCCTGACAGCCTGACAGAAGCGTACAAGCTTCGTGCGGCCAG attaGTAGAAATTGCTGCGAAAAACCTTCAAGCTGAAGTGATTCACAGAAAAAGCAAGGAGGTAGCATGGAACCTAACTTCCGTTGACCTCGTTCAAGCAAGTGAG gcaCATTGCCACTATGTGGCGGTTAAGCTCTTTTCAGAAAAACTCCTCCAAATTCAAGAGAAATCCATCCAAGCCGTCTTAAGGAATTTGTGTCTCTTGTATTGTCTGTATGGAATCAGTCGGAACGCAGGGGATTTTCTTCAG GGGAGCATCATGACAGAGTCTCAGATCACCCAAGTGAACGAGCGCGTAAAGGAGTTACTGACTGTGATTCGCCCTGACGCTGTTGCTCTGGTTGATGCATTTGATTTTCAGGATGTGACACTGGGCTCTGTGCTTGGCCGCTATGATGGGAATGTGTACGAAAACTTGTTTGAATGGGCCAAGAAATCCCCACTGAACAAcacagag GTCCATGAATCTTACTACAAGCACCTAAAGTCACTGCAGTCCAAGCTCTGA
- the ACOX1 gene encoding peroxisomal acyl-coenzyme A oxidase 1 isoform X3, which produces MAAFIQRTRDNWHLRPDGNGPRLVHRGQSGPLDLHLGMFLPTLLHQATEEQQERFFVPTWNLEIIGTYAQTEMGHGTHLRGLETTATYDPETQEFILNSPTVTSIKWWPGGLGKTSNHAIVLAQLITQGKCYGLHAFIVPIRELGTHKPLPGITVGDIGPKFGYDEMDNGYLKMDNYRIPRENMLMKHAQVKPDGTYVKPLSNKLTYGTMVFIRSFLVGESARCLSKACTIAIRYSAVRHQSEIKPGEPEPQILDYQTQQYKLFPLLATAYAFQFVGAYMKETYHRINEDISQGDLSELPELHALTAGLKAFTSWTTNTGIEACRMACGGHGYSHCSGLPNIYVNFTPTCTFEGENTVMMLQTARFLMKSYDQVHSGKLVCGMVSYLNDLPSQHIQPQQVAVWPTVVDINSPDSLTEAYKLRAARLVEIAAKNLQAEVIHRKSKEVAWNLTSVDLVQASEAHCHYVAVKLFSEKLLQIQEKSIQAVLRNLCLLYCLYGISRNAGDFLQGSIMTESQITQVNERVKELLTVIRPDAVALVDAFDFQDVTLGSVLGRYDGNVYENLFEWAKKSPLNNTEVHESYYKHLKSLQSKL; this is translated from the exons ATGGCTGCTTTCATCCAAAGGACTCGAGATAATTGGCACCTACGCCCAGACGGAAATGGGCCACG CCTTGTGCACCGAGGGCAGTCTGGGCCTCTGGATCTTCACTTGGGCATGTTCCTGCCCACCTTGCTTCACCAGGCAACCGAGGAACAGCAGGAACGCTTCTTCGTGCCCACCTGGAACTTGGAGATCATTGGCACTTATGCCCAGACAGAGATGGGTCATG GAACTCATCTTCGAGGCTTGGAAACCACAGCCACTTATGACCCTGAAACCCAGGAGTTCATTCTTAATAGTCCTACTGTGACCTCCATCAAGTGGTGGCCTGGTGGGC TTGGAAAGACTTCAAATCATGCAATAGTACTCGCCCAACTCATCACTCAGGGGAAATGCTATGGATTACATGCCTTCATTGTACCTATTCGTGAACTTGGGACGCATAAGCCTTTACCAG GTATTACTGTTGGAGACATTGGCCCCAAATTTGGCTATGATGAGATGGATAACGGCTACCTGAAGATGGACAATTATCGCATTCCCAGGGAAAACATGCTGATGAAGCACGCTCAG GTGAAGCCTGATGGCACATACGTGAAACCCCTGAGTAACAAGCTGACCTACGGGACCATGGTGTTTATCAGGTCCTTCCTTGTGGGAGAATCCGCTCGGTGTCTGTCTAAGGCATGCACCATTGCCATCCGCTACAGTGCCGTGAGGCATCAGTCTGAAATCAAGCCAGG TGAACCAGAACCACAGATTTTGGATTATCAAACCCAGCAGTATAAACTCTTTCCCCTCCTGGCCACTGCCTATGCCTTCCAGTTTGTAGGCGCATACATGAAAGAGACCTATCATCGGATTAATGAAGACATCAGCCAAGGGGACCTGAGTGAGCTGCCTGAG CTTCACGCCCTCACTGCCGGGCTGAAGGCTTTCACGTCCTGGACGACTAACACTGGTATTGAAGCATGTCGGATGGCTTGTGGCGGGCATGGCTATTCTCACTGCAGTGGACTTCCAAATATTTATGTCAATTTTACCCCAACCTGCACCTTCGAGGGAGAAAACACTGTCATGATGCTACAGACGGCCCG GTTCCTGATGAAAAGTTATGACCAGGTGCACTCAGGCAAGTTGGTGTGTGGCATGGTGTCCTACTTGAATGACCTGCCCAGCCAGCACATCCAGCCACAGCAGGTGGCCGTCTGGCCAACCGTGGTGGATATCAACAGCCCTGACAGCCTGACAGAAGCGTACAAGCTTCGTGCGGCCAG attaGTAGAAATTGCTGCGAAAAACCTTCAAGCTGAAGTGATTCACAGAAAAAGCAAGGAGGTAGCATGGAACCTAACTTCCGTTGACCTCGTTCAAGCAAGTGAG gcaCATTGCCACTATGTGGCGGTTAAGCTCTTTTCAGAAAAACTCCTCCAAATTCAAGAGAAATCCATCCAAGCCGTCTTAAGGAATTTGTGTCTCTTGTATTGTCTGTATGGAATCAGTCGGAACGCAGGGGATTTTCTTCAG GGGAGCATCATGACAGAGTCTCAGATCACCCAAGTGAACGAGCGCGTAAAGGAGTTACTGACTGTGATTCGCCCTGACGCTGTTGCTCTGGTTGATGCATTTGATTTTCAGGATGTGACACTGGGCTCTGTGCTTGGCCGCTATGATGGGAATGTGTACGAAAACTTGTTTGAATGGGCCAAGAAATCCCCACTGAACAAcacagag GTCCATGAATCTTACTACAAGCACCTAAAGTCACTGCAGTCCAAGCTCTGA
- the TEN1 gene encoding CST complex subunit TEN1 isoform X1, with the protein MMLPKPGIYYFPWEVSAGQVPDGDTLRTFGRLYSYDMTKSRVTLMAQHRSDQHPILVCTKLVEPFQAQVGSLYMVLGELEHQKDGDCVVKARVLTCVEGMNLPLLEQAIREQRLYQRERDSSQ; encoded by the exons ATGATGCTGCCCAAACCTGGGATCTATTACTTCCCCTGGGAGGTCAGTGCCGGCCAAGTTCCTGATGGGGACACACTGAGAACGTTTGGCAG GTTGTACAGCTACGACATGACAAAGTCCCGAGTGACCCTGATGGCTCAGCACAGATCTGACCAGCACCCAATCCTCGTCTGTACCAAGTTGGTGGAACCGTTCCAAGCCCAGGTGGGCTCCCTCTACATGGTCCTTGGGGAGCTGGAGCACCAGAAGG ATGGAGACTGCGTGGTGAAGGCCCGGGTGCTGACTTGTGTGGAAGGAATGAATCTCCCCTTGTTAGAACAAGCCATCCGGGAGCAGAGGCTGTACCAACGAGAGAGGGACAGCAGCCAGTAG
- the CDK3 gene encoding cyclin-dependent kinase 3 isoform X1 translates to MGANAPGAFCFQGGSASMDVFQKVEKIGEGTYGVVYKAKNKETGQLVALKKIRLDLETEGVPSTAIREISLLKELKHPNIVRLLDVVHSEKKLYLVFEFLSQDLKKYMDSTPASKLPLHVVKSYLFQLLQGVNFCHSHRVIHRDLKPQNLLINELGAIKLADFGLARAFGVPLRSYTHEVVTLWYRAPEILLGSRFYSTAVDVWSIGCIFAEMVTRKALFPGDSEIDQLFRIFRTLGTPNEAMWPGVTQLPDYKGSFPKWTRKGLEEIVPHLEPEGKDLLMIPGASRTGSQAGRYWLCAVWVWRQLCFGAWGPGHPRAQSVSSSAATPAV, encoded by the exons ATGGGGGCGAACGCCCCAGGCGCCTTCTGTTTCCAGGGCGGCTCTGCGAGCATGGATGTGTTCCAGAAGGTGGAGAAGATCGGAGAGGGCACCTATGGGGTGGTGTACAAGGCCAAGAACAAGGAGACCGGGCAGCTCGTGGCTCTCAAGAAGATCAGGCTGGATTT GGAGACCGAGGGGGTCCCAAGCACTGCCATCAGGGAGATCTCCCTGCTCAAAGAGCTTAAGCATCCCAACATCGTCAG GCTGCTGGATGTGGTGCACAGCGAGAAGAAGCTTTACCTGGTGTTTGAGTTCCTCAGCCAGGACCTGAAGAAGTACATGGACTCCACCCCAGCCTCCAAGCTCCCCCTGCATGTAGTCAAG AGCTACCTCTTCCAGCTGCTGCAGGGGGTGAACTTCTGCCACTCGCATCGGGTCATCCACCGAGACCTGAAGCCCCAGAATCTGCTCATCAATGAGTTGGGAGCCATCAAGCTGGCTGACTTTGGACTGGCTCGGGCCTTTGGGGTGCCCCTGCGCTCCTACACCCATGAG GTGGTGACACTCTGGTATCGTGCCCCCGAGATCCTCTTGGGAAGCAGGTTCTACTCGACAGCTGTGGACGTCTGGAGCATTGGTTGCATCTTTGCAGAGATG GTGACCCGCAAAGCCCTGTTTCCTGGCGACTCTGAGATTGACCAACTCTTTCGTATCTTTCGGACCCTGGGGACACCCAATGAAGCCATGTGGCCAGGAGTCACCCAGCTGCCTGACTATAAGGGCAGTTTCCCCAAGTGGACCaggaaggggctggaggagatCGTGCCCCACCTGGAGCCAGAGGGCAAGGACCTGCTCATG ATTCCGGGAGCGTCCAGAACTGGTTCTCAAGCTGGGAGGTACTGGCTTTGTGCCGTCTGGGTGTGGCGGCAGCTCTGCTTTGGGGCTTGGGGCCCTGGCCACCCCCGGGCCCAGTCTGTCTCTTCCTCCGCAGCAACTCCTGCAGTATGA
- the TEN1 gene encoding CST complex subunit TEN1 isoform X2: MMLPKPGIYYFPWEVSAGQVPDGDTLRTFGRLYSYDMTKSRVTLMAQHRSDQHPILVCTKLVEPFQAQVGSLYMVLGELEHQKGEKTKARRGWGWSNRPGSQDGDCVVKARVLTCVEGMNLPLLEQAIREQRLYQRERDSSQ; this comes from the exons ATGATGCTGCCCAAACCTGGGATCTATTACTTCCCCTGGGAGGTCAGTGCCGGCCAAGTTCCTGATGGGGACACACTGAGAACGTTTGGCAG GTTGTACAGCTACGACATGACAAAGTCCCGAGTGACCCTGATGGCTCAGCACAGATCTGACCAGCACCCAATCCTCGTCTGTACCAAGTTGGTGGAACCGTTCCAAGCCCAGGTGGGCTCCCTCTACATGGTCCTTGGGGAGCTGGAGCACCAGAAGG gtgagaaaactaaggctcggAGAGGATGGGGCTGGAGTAACAGGCCAGGAAGTCAGg ATGGAGACTGCGTGGTGAAGGCCCGGGTGCTGACTTGTGTGGAAGGAATGAATCTCCCCTTGTTAGAACAAGCCATCCGGGAGCAGAGGCTGTACCAACGAGAGAGGGACAGCAGCCAGTAG
- the ACOX1 gene encoding peroxisomal acyl-coenzyme A oxidase 1 isoform X1 → MNQDLQKERAAASFNPELLTHVLDGSPENTRRRREIENLILKDPDFQHEDLNFLSRSQRYEVAVRKSATMVEKMRKFNIADPAEIMWFKNLVHRGQSGPLDLHLGMFLPTLLHQATEEQQERFFVPTWNLEIIGTYAQTEMGHGTHLRGLETTATYDPETQEFILNSPTVTSIKWWPGGLGKTSNHAIVLAQLITQGKCYGLHAFIVPIRELGTHKPLPGITVGDIGPKFGYDEMDNGYLKMDNYRIPRENMLMKHAQVKPDGTYVKPLSNKLTYGTMVFIRSFLVGESARCLSKACTIAIRYSAVRHQSEIKPGEPEPQILDYQTQQYKLFPLLATAYAFQFVGAYMKETYHRINEDISQGDLSELPELHALTAGLKAFTSWTTNTGIEACRMACGGHGYSHCSGLPNIYVNFTPTCTFEGENTVMMLQTARFLMKSYDQVHSGKLVCGMVSYLNDLPSQHIQPQQVAVWPTVVDINSPDSLTEAYKLRAARLVEIAAKNLQAEVIHRKSKEVAWNLTSVDLVQASEAHCHYVAVKLFSEKLLQIQEKSIQAVLRNLCLLYCLYGISRNAGDFLQGSIMTESQITQVNERVKELLTVIRPDAVALVDAFDFQDVTLGSVLGRYDGNVYENLFEWAKKSPLNNTEVHESYYKHLKSLQSKL, encoded by the exons ATGAACCAGGACCTGCAGAAGGAGCGGGCCGCCGCCAGCTTCAACCCGGAGCTGCTCACGCACGTCCTGGACGGCAGCCCCGAGAACACCCGGCGCCGTCGAGAGATCG AGAACCTGATTCTGAAAGACCCAGACTTCCAGCATGAGGACTTGAATTTCCTCAGTCGTAGCCAGCGTTACGAGGTGGCTGTTAGGAAGAGTGCTACCATGGTGGAGAAGATGAGGAAGTTTAACATCGCAGACCCTGCTGAAATCATGTGGTTTAAAAA CCTTGTGCACCGAGGGCAGTCTGGGCCTCTGGATCTTCACTTGGGCATGTTCCTGCCCACCTTGCTTCACCAGGCAACCGAGGAACAGCAGGAACGCTTCTTCGTGCCCACCTGGAACTTGGAGATCATTGGCACTTATGCCCAGACAGAGATGGGTCATG GAACTCATCTTCGAGGCTTGGAAACCACAGCCACTTATGACCCTGAAACCCAGGAGTTCATTCTTAATAGTCCTACTGTGACCTCCATCAAGTGGTGGCCTGGTGGGC TTGGAAAGACTTCAAATCATGCAATAGTACTCGCCCAACTCATCACTCAGGGGAAATGCTATGGATTACATGCCTTCATTGTACCTATTCGTGAACTTGGGACGCATAAGCCTTTACCAG GTATTACTGTTGGAGACATTGGCCCCAAATTTGGCTATGATGAGATGGATAACGGCTACCTGAAGATGGACAATTATCGCATTCCCAGGGAAAACATGCTGATGAAGCACGCTCAG GTGAAGCCTGATGGCACATACGTGAAACCCCTGAGTAACAAGCTGACCTACGGGACCATGGTGTTTATCAGGTCCTTCCTTGTGGGAGAATCCGCTCGGTGTCTGTCTAAGGCATGCACCATTGCCATCCGCTACAGTGCCGTGAGGCATCAGTCTGAAATCAAGCCAGG TGAACCAGAACCACAGATTTTGGATTATCAAACCCAGCAGTATAAACTCTTTCCCCTCCTGGCCACTGCCTATGCCTTCCAGTTTGTAGGCGCATACATGAAAGAGACCTATCATCGGATTAATGAAGACATCAGCCAAGGGGACCTGAGTGAGCTGCCTGAG CTTCACGCCCTCACTGCCGGGCTGAAGGCTTTCACGTCCTGGACGACTAACACTGGTATTGAAGCATGTCGGATGGCTTGTGGCGGGCATGGCTATTCTCACTGCAGTGGACTTCCAAATATTTATGTCAATTTTACCCCAACCTGCACCTTCGAGGGAGAAAACACTGTCATGATGCTACAGACGGCCCG GTTCCTGATGAAAAGTTATGACCAGGTGCACTCAGGCAAGTTGGTGTGTGGCATGGTGTCCTACTTGAATGACCTGCCCAGCCAGCACATCCAGCCACAGCAGGTGGCCGTCTGGCCAACCGTGGTGGATATCAACAGCCCTGACAGCCTGACAGAAGCGTACAAGCTTCGTGCGGCCAG attaGTAGAAATTGCTGCGAAAAACCTTCAAGCTGAAGTGATTCACAGAAAAAGCAAGGAGGTAGCATGGAACCTAACTTCCGTTGACCTCGTTCAAGCAAGTGAG gcaCATTGCCACTATGTGGCGGTTAAGCTCTTTTCAGAAAAACTCCTCCAAATTCAAGAGAAATCCATCCAAGCCGTCTTAAGGAATTTGTGTCTCTTGTATTGTCTGTATGGAATCAGTCGGAACGCAGGGGATTTTCTTCAG GGGAGCATCATGACAGAGTCTCAGATCACCCAAGTGAACGAGCGCGTAAAGGAGTTACTGACTGTGATTCGCCCTGACGCTGTTGCTCTGGTTGATGCATTTGATTTTCAGGATGTGACACTGGGCTCTGTGCTTGGCCGCTATGATGGGAATGTGTACGAAAACTTGTTTGAATGGGCCAAGAAATCCCCACTGAACAAcacagag GTCCATGAATCTTACTACAAGCACCTAAAGTCACTGCAGTCCAAGCTCTGA